A DNA window from Helianthus annuus cultivar XRQ/B chromosome 15, HanXRQr2.0-SUNRISE, whole genome shotgun sequence contains the following coding sequences:
- the LOC110913841 gene encoding N66 matrix protein-like, whose amino-acid sequence MAILEESSGDKKRKHANLNQATRNNKGFNNMKGDPNPPQEAKSLAAMNDTPAKGYLGTLHKCNQCKRHHEGVYRIPEFDKCGKLGHHTEDCWGKGNRNGNGNRNGAGNRNGGGNGNGNGNRNGNGNGRNQGCFSCGNKDHFVKDCLGETTLRLEHL is encoded by the exons ATGgctatactcgaag AGTCATCTGGGGACAAGAAAAGGAAGCATGCGAATCTGAATCAAGCAactcgcaacaacaagggtttCAATAACATGAAGGGTGACCCCAACCCGCCTCAGGAGGCGAAATCTCTTGCAGCCATGAATGACACTCCAGCTAAGGGATACCTGGGCACTCTGCACAAATGCAATCAGTGCAAGCGTCATCATGAAGGAGTCTATCGCATCCCAGAATTCGACAAGTGTGGAAAACTGGGTCACCATACGGAGGACTGTTGGGGTAAGGGAAATAggaacgggaatggaaaccgcAACGGTGCTGGTAATAGGAACGgtggtggaaatggaaatggcaatGGTAACAGGAATGGTAACGGGAATGGGcggaaccaaggatgcttcagttgtggaaACAAGGATCATTTCGTGAAAGATTGCCTAGGGGAAACaacgctcaggctcgagcatttgtga